A single region of the Aeromonas hydrophila subsp. hydrophila ATCC 7966 genome encodes:
- a CDS encoding efflux RND transporter permease subunit, with amino-acid sequence MFSKFFIERPIFASVISIIIVLGGLAAMRSLPIEQYPQITPPVVSVTAFYPGATPEVISQTVAAPLEQQINGVERMLYMQSGSASNGQMNLNVYFEIGTDPDQATINVNNRVSAAMAQLPEEVKKQGVTVKKKSTSILQVVTLQSPDGTFDTTYLSNYALLNIIDELKRIPGVGDTTLFGGTDYAMRIWLRPDRLAQLELTPSDVIGAIREQNTQFAAGKIGAQPTTAPIDFTYTVQTKGRLEDVREFQNIIIRSMPDGSKIRVKDVARVELGGKDYDLLAKANGKPAIGIATYLQPGANAVAVADQVHATMLRLKERFPQDIEYQIPYDTTEFVKISIEEVVHTLFEAIVLVFVVVYLFLQNFRATLIPCIAVPVSLIGTFAGMLVLGFSINLLTLFGMVLAIGIVVDDAIVVLENVERIMQEKKCSPKEAAILAMQEVSGPVVAIVLVLCAVFLPVAFMGGMTGVMYKQFAITVAVSVAISGLVALTLSPALCAVLLKEGHHKPARFFVWFNNAFDGLTRRYVRGVAFLNRRVGVAFTIIAFILVSIYGLLMKVPGELVPNEDQGYLLSAVMLPDAASLTRTQAVANDFDQMAMANPNVKDVITFSGFDILSNAIISNSGISFITLKDWSERQGAGQDSFSLAKTFQGMSLMGLADGFVASFNPPPITGMSTTGGLEAYLQNRSTGNAQAFSAEVQRFLEAAKQRPEFASVTSTYRANVPQVYLDLDREKAKALGLPINAVFDTMQATFGQVYVNDFNQFGRTYRVQLQSEADYRAKKSDIRNVYVRSDKGEMIPLSSLVTVRDATGPELVERFNIFQAAKIMAQPAPGYSSGQAIAALEAVADESLGNDAKLEWTGSAYQEKAAAGSAGTAFGFGIVMIFLILAAQYERWSLPFAVITAVPFALFGALLATWLVGLTNNVYFQIGLVTLVGLAAKNAILIVEFAVMKHEEGMSLIESALEAARLRFRPIVMTSLAFILGCVPLVTSSGAGAASRHALGWPVIGGMLAATFIAIFFIPLFFRLIMRRSERAGGKTAQPKS; translated from the coding sequence ATGTTTTCCAAGTTCTTCATCGAACGCCCCATCTTCGCCAGCGTGATTTCGATCATCATAGTGCTGGGCGGGTTGGCGGCGATGCGATCGCTGCCCATCGAGCAGTACCCGCAGATCACCCCGCCGGTGGTGTCGGTCACCGCCTTCTATCCGGGCGCCACCCCCGAGGTGATCTCCCAGACGGTGGCTGCACCGCTCGAACAGCAGATCAACGGCGTGGAGCGGATGCTCTACATGCAGTCGGGTTCGGCCTCCAACGGCCAGATGAACCTCAACGTCTACTTCGAGATCGGCACCGATCCGGATCAGGCCACCATCAACGTCAACAACCGGGTCTCGGCCGCCATGGCCCAGCTGCCGGAAGAGGTGAAGAAGCAGGGGGTGACGGTCAAGAAGAAATCGACCTCGATCCTGCAGGTGGTCACCCTGCAATCGCCTGACGGCACCTTCGATACCACCTACCTGTCGAACTACGCCTTGCTCAACATCATCGACGAGCTCAAGCGGATTCCCGGGGTCGGTGACACCACCCTGTTCGGCGGCACCGACTACGCCATGCGCATCTGGCTCAGGCCGGATCGACTGGCCCAGCTCGAACTCACCCCGAGCGACGTGATCGGTGCCATCCGCGAGCAGAACACCCAGTTTGCGGCCGGCAAGATCGGCGCCCAGCCTACCACGGCCCCCATCGACTTCACCTACACGGTGCAGACCAAGGGACGGCTGGAGGATGTGCGCGAGTTCCAGAACATCATCATCCGCTCCATGCCGGACGGCTCGAAGATCCGGGTCAAGGACGTGGCCAGGGTCGAGCTCGGCGGCAAGGACTACGACCTGCTGGCCAAGGCCAACGGCAAGCCGGCCATCGGTATCGCCACCTATCTGCAACCGGGCGCCAACGCCGTGGCGGTAGCCGATCAGGTGCACGCCACCATGCTGCGCCTCAAGGAGCGCTTCCCGCAGGACATCGAGTACCAGATCCCCTACGACACCACCGAGTTCGTGAAGATCTCCATCGAGGAGGTGGTACACACCCTGTTCGAGGCGATCGTGCTGGTGTTCGTGGTGGTCTACCTGTTCCTGCAGAACTTCCGCGCCACCCTGATCCCCTGTATCGCGGTGCCGGTGTCGCTCATCGGCACCTTCGCCGGCATGCTGGTGCTGGGCTTCTCCATCAACCTGCTGACCCTGTTCGGCATGGTGCTCGCCATCGGTATCGTGGTGGATGACGCCATCGTGGTGCTGGAGAACGTCGAGCGGATCATGCAGGAGAAGAAGTGCTCGCCCAAAGAGGCGGCCATCCTCGCCATGCAGGAGGTCTCCGGCCCGGTGGTCGCCATCGTGCTGGTGCTGTGCGCCGTGTTCCTGCCGGTCGCCTTCATGGGCGGCATGACCGGGGTGATGTACAAGCAGTTCGCCATCACGGTGGCGGTGTCGGTGGCCATCTCAGGTCTGGTGGCGCTGACCCTGTCGCCGGCCCTCTGTGCCGTGTTGCTCAAAGAGGGCCACCACAAGCCGGCCCGCTTCTTTGTCTGGTTCAACAACGCCTTCGACGGCCTCACCCGCCGTTACGTGCGCGGGGTGGCCTTCCTCAACCGCCGGGTCGGGGTGGCGTTCACCATCATCGCCTTCATCCTGGTCTCCATCTACGGCCTGCTGATGAAGGTGCCAGGCGAGCTGGTACCGAACGAAGATCAGGGCTACCTGCTCTCCGCCGTCATGCTGCCGGATGCGGCCTCCCTCACCCGCACCCAGGCGGTGGCGAACGACTTCGACCAGATGGCGATGGCCAACCCCAACGTGAAGGACGTCATCACCTTCTCGGGCTTTGACATCCTCTCCAACGCCATCATCAGCAACAGCGGCATCAGCTTCATCACCCTCAAGGACTGGAGCGAGCGGCAAGGTGCCGGGCAGGACTCCTTCTCCCTGGCCAAGACCTTCCAGGGCATGAGCCTGATGGGGCTGGCGGACGGCTTCGTCGCCTCCTTCAACCCGCCTCCCATCACCGGCATGTCCACCACCGGCGGGCTGGAGGCCTACCTGCAGAACCGCAGCACCGGCAATGCCCAGGCCTTCTCGGCCGAGGTGCAGCGCTTCCTCGAGGCGGCCAAGCAGCGCCCCGAGTTCGCCAGCGTGACCAGCACCTACCGCGCCAACGTGCCCCAGGTCTATCTCGATCTGGATCGCGAGAAGGCCAAGGCGCTGGGGCTGCCCATCAACGCCGTGTTCGACACCATGCAGGCCACCTTCGGCCAGGTCTATGTCAACGACTTCAACCAGTTCGGCCGTACCTACCGGGTGCAGTTGCAGTCCGAGGCGGACTACCGCGCCAAGAAGAGCGACATCCGCAACGTCTATGTGCGCTCCGACAAGGGGGAGATGATCCCGCTCAGCAGCCTGGTGACGGTGCGTGATGCCACCGGCCCCGAACTGGTGGAGCGCTTCAACATCTTCCAGGCGGCCAAGATCATGGCCCAGCCAGCACCCGGCTACAGCTCCGGCCAGGCCATCGCCGCGCTGGAAGCCGTGGCCGACGAGTCCCTCGGCAACGACGCCAAGCTGGAGTGGACCGGCTCCGCCTATCAGGAGAAAGCGGCCGCCGGCAGTGCGGGCACCGCGTTCGGCTTCGGCATAGTGATGATCTTCCTCATCCTGGCGGCCCAGTACGAACGCTGGAGCCTGCCGTTTGCGGTGATCACCGCCGTCCCGTTCGCCCTGTTCGGCGCCCTGCTTGCCACCTGGCTGGTGGGTCTGACCAACAACGTCTACTTCCAGATAGGGTTGGTGACCCTGGTGGGTCTGGCGGCCAAGAACGCCATCCTGATCGTGGAGTTCGCGGTGATGAAGCACGAAGAGGGCATGAGCCTCATCGAGTCGGCGCTGGAGGCGGCACGGCTGCGTTTTCGCCCCATCGTCATGACCTCGCTCGCCTTCATCCTCGGCTGTGTGCCGCTGGTCACCTCCAGCGGCGCCGGTGCGGCGAGCCGTCACGCCCTCGGCTGGCCGGTCATCGGCGGCATGCTGGCGGCGACCTTCATCGCCATCTTCTTCATCCCGCTGTTCTTCCGCCTCATCATGCGGCGCTCGGAACGCGCTGGCGGCAAGACGGCGCAACCCAAGTCGTAA
- the xthA gene encoding exodeoxyribonuclease III produces MKIISFNINGLRARLHQLKAIIDKHQPDVIGLQEIKVHDEAFPLADVEAMGYHVEFHGQKAHYGVAIMSKQKPVKVEKGFPTDDEEAQRRMIMATFEREDGSLIKVMNGYFPQGESQDHETKFPAKQKFYEDLQRYLETHHTPSDQLVLIGDMNISPTDLDIGIGEANRKRWLRDGKCSFLPIEREWMERLKGFGLTDTFRAANPTECERFSWFDYRSRGFDENRGLRIDLIMASDALKDTVTETGIDYELRGIDKPSDHAPIWACFA; encoded by the coding sequence ATGAAGATCATCTCTTTCAATATCAATGGCCTGCGCGCCCGCCTGCACCAGCTGAAAGCCATCATCGACAAGCATCAGCCGGATGTGATCGGCCTGCAGGAGATCAAGGTACACGACGAGGCCTTCCCGCTGGCCGACGTGGAGGCCATGGGCTATCACGTAGAGTTTCACGGCCAGAAGGCCCACTACGGGGTGGCCATCATGAGCAAGCAGAAGCCGGTCAAGGTGGAGAAAGGCTTCCCCACCGACGATGAAGAGGCCCAGCGCCGGATGATCATGGCCACCTTCGAGCGCGAAGACGGCTCCCTCATCAAGGTGATGAACGGCTACTTCCCGCAGGGTGAAAGCCAGGATCACGAGACCAAGTTCCCGGCCAAGCAGAAGTTCTACGAGGATCTGCAGCGCTATCTGGAGACCCACCACACCCCGAGCGATCAGCTAGTGCTGATCGGGGATATGAATATTTCCCCCACCGATCTCGACATCGGCATCGGCGAAGCGAACCGCAAGCGCTGGCTGCGGGATGGCAAGTGCTCCTTCCTGCCCATCGAGCGCGAATGGATGGAGCGGCTGAAAGGGTTCGGCCTGACCGACACCTTCCGCGCCGCCAACCCCACCGAGTGCGAGCGCTTCTCCTGGTTTGACTACCGCTCCAGGGGCTTTGACGAGAACCGGGGCCTGCGCATCGACCTCATCATGGCCTCCGACGCCCTCAAGGACACCGTGACCGAGACCGGCATCGACTACGAGCTGCGCGGCATCGACAAGCCTTCGGATCACGCCCCCATCTGGGCCTGCTTCGCCTGA
- a CDS encoding efflux RND transporter periplasmic adaptor subunit, which translates to MKVQYVREEMFKRGCIALALASALTACGDEPATGAQALPPVPVVVAEVKLTDVPMTTEMVGETAGFREIDVRSRVSGILLKRTYIEGQPVTAGQALFLIDPEPYKVALEQAKGTLAQEQARLNKARADRDRIIPLFKRQVVSRKDYDDTIANYEAAIASHQAAQAKVKEAELNLSYTQVTAPINGMASKSSQSEGSLISTSGENGLLTTITQFDPLYVNFSYSEQDRLNFENSVKKGLIEAKDATNWRTHIRLADGSVYPEAGKLNFSDSRVDPQTGTIRARAIFDNKDGVLLPGQFVRMTIDLGTRKNAILVPPRAIVQSQADRMVMVVDKENKVVPRPVKLGSVVDSGVLIDSGLEPGERYIVEGLMKARPGAVVKPVSAEEMKAITTKMVGQNAAK; encoded by the coding sequence ATGAAGGTGCAATACGTCAGGGAAGAGATGTTCAAGCGCGGCTGTATCGCCCTGGCACTGGCCAGCGCACTGACCGCCTGTGGTGATGAACCGGCCACCGGGGCCCAGGCTCTGCCGCCGGTCCCCGTGGTGGTGGCCGAGGTCAAGCTGACCGACGTGCCGATGACCACCGAAATGGTGGGCGAGACCGCCGGTTTTCGCGAAATTGACGTGCGTTCCCGGGTGAGCGGCATCCTGCTCAAGCGCACCTACATCGAGGGGCAGCCGGTCACCGCCGGTCAGGCGCTGTTCCTGATCGATCCCGAGCCCTACAAGGTGGCGCTGGAGCAGGCCAAGGGCACCCTGGCCCAGGAGCAGGCCCGCCTCAACAAGGCCCGCGCCGACCGGGATCGCATCATCCCGCTGTTCAAGCGCCAGGTGGTGAGCCGCAAGGACTATGACGACACCATCGCCAACTACGAGGCGGCCATCGCCAGCCATCAGGCCGCCCAGGCCAAGGTGAAAGAGGCCGAACTCAACCTCAGCTACACCCAGGTCACCGCCCCCATCAACGGCATGGCGAGCAAGAGCTCCCAGTCCGAGGGCAGCCTCATCTCCACCAGCGGCGAAAACGGCCTGCTCACCACCATCACCCAGTTCGATCCCCTCTACGTCAACTTCTCCTACTCGGAGCAGGATCGCCTCAACTTCGAGAACTCGGTGAAAAAGGGATTGATTGAGGCCAAAGATGCCACCAACTGGCGCACCCACATCCGGCTGGCGGACGGCTCCGTCTACCCCGAGGCAGGCAAGCTCAACTTCTCCGACAGCCGGGTCGACCCGCAGACCGGCACCATCCGGGCCCGCGCCATCTTCGACAACAAGGACGGCGTGCTGCTGCCAGGCCAGTTCGTGCGCATGACCATCGATCTGGGCACCCGCAAAAATGCCATCCTGGTGCCGCCGCGCGCCATCGTCCAGTCCCAGGCCGACCGCATGGTGATGGTGGTGGACAAAGAGAACAAGGTGGTGCCCCGCCCGGTCAAGCTGGGTTCCGTGGTCGACAGCGGCGTGCTGATCGACAGCGGCCTCGAGCCCGGTGAGCGCTATATCGTCGAGGGGCTGATGAAGGCCCGTCCCGGCGCCGTGGTCAAGCCCGTCTCTGCCGAAGAGATGAAGGCGATCACCACCAAGATGGTCGGCCAGAACGCGGCCAAGTAA
- a CDS encoding CusA/CzcA family heavy metal efflux RND transporter: protein MIPSIIRWSVGNRFLVLLLTVMLTAWGLWSVKQTPVDALPDLSDVQVIIKTAYPGQAPQVVEDQVTYPLTTAMLAVPGATTVRGYSFFGDSFVYVLFDDNTDLYWARARVLEYLSQVAPNLPASARPQLGPDATGVGWVYQYALVDRTGKHDLSELTSLQNWFLKYELQTVEGVSEVATVGGMVRQYQVRVDPDKLRAYGIPLSLIETAIKQGNQETGASVIEMAEAEYMVRSNGYLKSVEDLKQIPLGTTVRGAPLLLGDVADVVTGPQSRRGLAELNGEGEVVGGIIVMRYGENAQHTIDGVKARLAQLKSSLPEGVQVVTVYDRSDLIQRAIDNLSGKLVEEFAVVVLVCLAFLFHLRSSLVVVISLPIAILTAFIVMHLQGINANIMSLGGIAIAIGAMVDGAIVMIENVHKHMEREALTDKNRWRIITEASIEVGPAIFFSLLIITISFLPVFALEAQEGRMFHPLAYTKTYAMAAAAGLAITLVPVIMGYFIRGKVLAEQANPLNRWLSQGYVPLLKAVLARPNTTLAIAAVVTVAGFWPLKYLGSEFIPPLDEGDIMYMPTTAANISVGKAREILQQTDKLIRTVPEVQNVFGKAGRAESATDPADLVMMETSIQLKPRDQWRPGMTPEKLKEELDSLIRFPGLTNAWVPPIKTRIDMLATGIKTPVGIKIAGPDLKVIQQLGQQLEQIVGKVEGASSVYAERVAGGRYVKVDIDRLKAARYGLNIADVQAVLATAVGGMEVGQTIEGRERYPINLRYPQSYRDSVASLELLPLVTPSGARIALADVARVYISDEAPMLRSENARLNGWVYVDIRGRDIGSFVAQAKAEVDKQLVLPAGYALTWSGQFEYMERAKARLAYVVPLTVAIIVLLLYLAFRRFQEVLLILTTLPLAVVGGIWTLWLLDFNLSVAVGVGFIALAGVAVETGVLMLVYLNHAWDDLVASGKPDKAGLHRAVIHGAALRLRPKMMTVVTIIAGLLPIMWSHGTGSEVMQRIAAPMIGGMVSALVLTLLVLPAAYYLWRSRHLGATEHQPAG, encoded by the coding sequence ATGATCCCGTCGATTATTCGCTGGTCAGTGGGCAACCGCTTTTTGGTGCTGCTGCTCACTGTCATGCTCACCGCCTGGGGGCTCTGGTCGGTCAAACAGACCCCGGTGGACGCCCTGCCGGATCTCTCCGACGTGCAGGTGATCATCAAGACGGCCTATCCGGGCCAGGCACCGCAGGTGGTGGAGGATCAGGTCACCTACCCGCTCACCACCGCCATGCTGGCAGTGCCGGGGGCCACCACGGTGCGCGGCTACTCCTTCTTCGGCGACTCCTTCGTCTATGTGCTGTTTGACGACAACACCGACCTCTACTGGGCCCGCGCCCGGGTGCTGGAGTACCTAAGCCAGGTCGCACCCAACCTGCCTGCCTCCGCCCGCCCCCAGCTCGGCCCCGATGCTACCGGGGTGGGCTGGGTCTACCAGTACGCGCTGGTGGACAGAACTGGCAAGCATGACCTGAGCGAACTCACCTCGCTGCAGAACTGGTTCCTCAAGTACGAGTTGCAGACGGTGGAGGGGGTCTCCGAAGTCGCCACCGTCGGCGGCATGGTGCGCCAGTATCAGGTGCGGGTCGACCCGGACAAGCTGCGCGCCTACGGCATCCCGCTTTCGCTTATCGAAACCGCCATCAAGCAGGGCAATCAGGAGACCGGCGCCTCCGTCATCGAGATGGCGGAAGCGGAGTACATGGTGCGCTCCAACGGCTATCTGAAAAGCGTCGAGGATCTTAAGCAGATCCCGCTCGGTACCACTGTGCGCGGCGCCCCGCTACTGCTGGGTGACGTGGCGGATGTCGTCACCGGGCCCCAGAGCCGGCGCGGCCTGGCCGAGCTCAACGGCGAGGGAGAAGTGGTGGGCGGCATCATCGTCATGCGCTATGGCGAGAATGCCCAGCACACCATCGACGGGGTCAAGGCGCGGCTCGCCCAGCTGAAAAGCAGCCTGCCGGAGGGGGTCCAGGTCGTCACCGTCTACGATCGTTCCGACCTTATCCAGCGCGCCATCGACAACCTCTCCGGCAAGCTGGTGGAGGAGTTCGCGGTGGTGGTGCTGGTCTGCCTCGCCTTCCTGTTCCACCTGCGCTCATCCCTGGTGGTGGTCATCTCCCTCCCTATTGCGATTTTGACCGCCTTTATCGTGATGCACCTGCAGGGGATCAACGCCAACATCATGTCGCTGGGCGGCATCGCCATCGCCATCGGCGCAATGGTGGACGGCGCCATCGTGATGATCGAGAACGTCCACAAGCACATGGAGCGGGAGGCGCTCACCGACAAGAACCGCTGGCGCATCATCACCGAGGCGAGCATAGAAGTGGGCCCCGCCATCTTCTTCTCCCTGCTGATCATCACCATCAGCTTCCTGCCGGTGTTCGCGCTGGAGGCGCAGGAGGGGCGGATGTTCCACCCCCTCGCCTACACCAAGACCTACGCCATGGCGGCGGCAGCCGGGCTCGCCATCACGCTGGTGCCGGTGATCATGGGTTACTTCATCCGTGGCAAGGTGCTGGCGGAGCAGGCCAACCCGCTCAACCGCTGGCTGAGCCAGGGCTATGTGCCGCTGCTCAAGGCCGTGCTGGCCCGTCCGAACACCACCCTGGCCATCGCCGCCGTGGTGACGGTGGCGGGCTTCTGGCCGCTCAAGTACCTGGGCTCCGAGTTTATTCCGCCGCTGGATGAGGGGGACATCATGTACATGCCCACCACTGCGGCCAATATCTCGGTGGGCAAGGCGCGGGAGATTTTGCAGCAGACCGACAAGCTGATTCGTACCGTGCCCGAGGTGCAGAACGTGTTCGGCAAGGCGGGGCGCGCCGAATCGGCCACCGACCCTGCGGATCTGGTGATGATGGAGACCAGCATCCAGCTCAAGCCCCGGGATCAATGGCGCCCCGGCATGACCCCGGAGAAGCTCAAGGAGGAGCTCGACTCCCTCATCCGCTTCCCCGGTCTCACCAACGCCTGGGTGCCCCCCATCAAGACCCGCATCGACATGCTGGCCACCGGCATCAAGACCCCGGTCGGCATCAAGATTGCGGGACCCGATCTCAAGGTGATCCAGCAGCTCGGCCAACAGCTGGAACAGATTGTCGGCAAGGTGGAGGGCGCGTCATCGGTCTACGCCGAGCGGGTGGCCGGTGGCCGTTACGTCAAGGTGGATATCGACCGGCTGAAAGCGGCCCGTTACGGCCTCAACATCGCCGACGTGCAGGCGGTGCTCGCCACCGCGGTGGGCGGCATGGAGGTGGGCCAGACCATCGAGGGGCGCGAGCGTTACCCCATCAACCTGCGCTATCCCCAGAGCTATCGCGATTCGGTGGCGAGCCTCGAGCTGCTGCCGCTGGTGACCCCGAGCGGTGCCCGCATCGCGCTGGCGGATGTGGCGCGGGTCTACATCAGCGACGAGGCGCCCATGCTGCGCAGTGAAAACGCGCGCCTCAACGGCTGGGTCTACGTCGACATTCGTGGCCGTGACATCGGCTCTTTCGTGGCACAGGCCAAGGCCGAGGTAGACAAGCAACTGGTGCTGCCGGCGGGCTACGCCCTCACCTGGTCCGGTCAGTTCGAATACATGGAGCGGGCCAAGGCGCGCCTCGCCTACGTGGTGCCGCTCACGGTCGCCATCATAGTGCTGCTGCTCTATCTGGCGTTTCGCCGCTTCCAGGAGGTGCTGCTCATTCTCACCACCTTGCCGCTGGCGGTGGTGGGCGGGATTTGGACCCTCTGGCTGCTCGACTTCAACCTCTCGGTGGCGGTCGGGGTGGGCTTTATCGCCCTGGCCGGGGTGGCGGTGGAGACCGGCGTCTTGATGCTGGTCTACCTCAACCACGCCTGGGATGACCTCGTGGCCAGCGGCAAGCCGGACAAGGCGGGCCTGCACCGGGCGGTGATCCACGGCGCCGCCCTGCGCCTGCGCCCCAAGATGATGACGGTGGTGACCATCATCGCGGGTCTCTTGCCCATCATGTGGAGCCACGGCACCGGCTCCGAGGTGATGCAGCGCATCGCCGCCCCCATGATTGGCGGCATGGTGAGCGCGCTGGTGCTGACCCTGCTGGTGCTGCCCGCCGCCTACTACCTGTGGCGCAGCCGGCACCTGGGCGCGACCGAGCACCAGCCCGCCGGCTAA
- a CDS encoding ion channel gives MAMCRYLVADGRHCSEEAGDHDLCRWHDPHANHQDPHTARELEHYIQQGGLCHGLQLARANLSGLNLVKKGAPQGFLLEQCNLYRANLQGAHLYGIRIKGGSLMKADLSEANLHCATLDDVNLLGIRWHNTRLDNLDTGKRLMQERRGRKERDPVQARIWLKEAEETYRDLRKASEAQGIFTMSGRYIQQELTMRRLQLPFWSTQRFTSWIVDLFCGYGEAPMRVVLFSLLLIFICSIFYFFFGLSFNGNHLIYRPGAPVEQNAIFLLECLYYSVVTFTTLGYGDFTPIGLSRLFAAFEAFTGSFTLALFVVVFVKKMTR, from the coding sequence ATGGCCATGTGTCGATATCTGGTGGCGGACGGTCGCCACTGCAGCGAAGAGGCGGGAGACCATGATCTGTGCCGCTGGCACGATCCCCACGCCAATCATCAGGATCCCCACACCGCCCGCGAGCTGGAGCACTACATCCAGCAGGGCGGGCTGTGCCACGGCCTGCAACTGGCCCGCGCCAATCTGTCGGGCCTCAACCTGGTGAAAAAGGGGGCCCCGCAGGGGTTCCTGCTGGAACAGTGCAACCTCTACCGCGCCAACCTGCAGGGGGCTCATCTCTACGGCATTCGCATCAAGGGTGGCAGCCTGATGAAGGCGGATCTCAGCGAAGCCAACCTGCACTGCGCCACCCTCGACGACGTCAACCTGCTCGGCATTCGCTGGCACAATACCCGTCTCGACAACCTGGATACCGGCAAACGGCTGATGCAGGAGCGACGCGGCCGCAAGGAGCGCGACCCGGTGCAGGCCCGCATCTGGCTCAAAGAGGCCGAAGAGACCTATCGCGATCTGCGCAAGGCCTCGGAGGCGCAAGGTATCTTCACCATGTCCGGCCGCTACATCCAGCAGGAGCTGACCATGCGCCGGCTGCAGCTGCCGTTCTGGTCGACCCAGCGCTTCACCTCCTGGATCGTCGATCTGTTCTGCGGTTACGGCGAGGCCCCCATGCGGGTGGTGCTCTTCTCCCTGCTGCTCATCTTCATCTGCAGCATCTTCTACTTCTTCTTTGGCCTGAGCTTCAACGGCAACCACCTCATCTACCGGCCCGGCGCTCCTGTTGAGCAGAACGCCATCTTCCTGCTGGAGTGCCTCTACTACAGCGTGGTGACCTTCACCACCCTGGGTTATGGCGACTTCACCCCCATCGGCCTCTCGCGCCTCTTCGCCGCCTTCGAGGCCTTCACCGGCAGCTTCACGCTGGCGCTGTTTGTGGTGGTGTTCGTCAAGAAGATGACCCGTTGA
- a CDS encoding efflux RND transporter periplasmic adaptor subunit — protein sequence MNKTLLMSALLLALGAGGGYWAAKQTSAGPTAKEKTPLYWVNPMDPRDKRDAPAKDNMGMDFIPVYEEKQGGSPGTVTINPEIQQNLGVRLAKVEKLPIHQQIETVGYVGYDEDRLEAVNARMAGWIRTLAIKSEGQQVSKGSLIYELYAPDLVNAQHEYLLALNTANPLLLRAAEGKLKSLQVPADQIAALKRSRQVQETVRIYAPSSGYVSELKVREGQYVEPAAALFNISTLKQVWVSAEVFERQAAQLKVGDPVTMTLDYAPGRSWQGRVDYLYPTLDAATRTLKVRLRFANPDEFLKPNMFAKVSIRTGQGEPRLVVPSGAVIRTGSQDRLVLALGDGSFKSVAVTLGPQFGDKVAIKAGVEAGDSIVSSAQFLLDSESAIDSDFQRMTAVRPAQVWTQGEVESVDLANRTLMVSHQPIPEWQWPAMEMEFTVADGVDISKLAAGQTLHLQVMQEGDEYRITTIHQEQAPANGDTTKPATDEMGKMEGMDHSQHDMGAKS from the coding sequence ATGAACAAGACACTGTTGATGTCCGCCCTGCTGCTGGCCCTCGGCGCCGGTGGCGGCTACTGGGCTGCCAAACAGACCAGTGCAGGCCCCACTGCCAAGGAGAAGACGCCCCTCTACTGGGTCAACCCCATGGATCCGCGCGACAAGCGCGATGCCCCCGCCAAGGACAACATGGGGATGGACTTCATCCCTGTCTATGAGGAAAAACAGGGCGGCTCACCCGGCACAGTCACCATCAACCCCGAGATCCAGCAGAACCTGGGGGTGCGGCTCGCCAAGGTGGAGAAGCTGCCCATCCACCAGCAGATCGAGACGGTGGGCTACGTCGGCTATGACGAGGACCGGCTGGAGGCGGTCAACGCCCGCATGGCAGGCTGGATCCGCACCCTTGCCATCAAGAGCGAGGGGCAGCAGGTGAGCAAGGGGAGCCTTATCTACGAGCTCTACGCCCCGGATCTGGTCAACGCCCAGCACGAGTATCTGCTCGCTCTCAACACCGCCAACCCCCTGCTGCTGCGCGCCGCCGAGGGCAAGCTCAAGTCCCTGCAGGTACCGGCAGATCAGATTGCGGCCCTCAAGCGCAGCCGTCAGGTACAGGAGACGGTGCGCATCTATGCCCCCAGCAGCGGTTATGTCTCCGAGCTGAAGGTGCGCGAGGGCCAGTATGTGGAGCCCGCCGCGGCGCTCTTTAACATCAGCACCCTCAAGCAGGTGTGGGTGAGCGCCGAGGTGTTCGAGCGCCAGGCCGCCCAGCTGAAGGTGGGCGACCCGGTCACCATGACCCTGGATTACGCCCCCGGCCGCAGCTGGCAGGGCAGGGTCGATTACCTCTACCCGACCCTGGATGCCGCCACCCGCACCCTCAAGGTGCGGCTGCGCTTCGCCAACCCGGACGAGTTCCTGAAACCCAACATGTTCGCCAAGGTGAGCATTCGCACCGGACAGGGCGAACCCCGGCTGGTGGTACCGAGCGGAGCGGTGATCCGCACCGGCAGCCAGGACAGGCTGGTGCTGGCACTGGGGGATGGCAGCTTCAAGTCGGTCGCCGTCACCCTGGGCCCCCAGTTTGGCGACAAGGTCGCCATCAAGGCAGGGGTCGAAGCAGGGGACAGCATCGTCAGCTCGGCCCAGTTTCTGCTCGACTCCGAATCGGCCATCGATTCGGACTTCCAGCGCATGACGGCAGTGCGCCCCGCCCAGGTGTGGACCCAGGGCGAGGTTGAAAGCGTCGATCTGGCCAACCGCACCCTGATGGTCTCCCACCAGCCCATCCCCGAGTGGCAGTGGCCCGCCATGGAGATGGAGTTCACCGTGGCGGACGGGGTCGACATCAGCAAGCTGGCCGCAGGACAGACCCTTCATCTGCAGGTGATGCAGGAGGGGGATGAGTACCGCATCACCACCATCCATCAGGAGCAAGCGCCGGCAAACGGCGATACCACCAAGCCCGCAACGGATGAGATGGGCAAGATGGAAGGCATGGACCATAGCCAGCACGATATGGGAGCCAAATCATGA